TTGTGCGGCCAGTATGTGGTTTTTGTAATGCCAAGTGATTTTACATTTAATGGTTGCGTAATGTTGTCGAGAATACTTGGTCTGTTTCAGTCAGGACATCTTCCCCAAGGCTATATCGTCGGATTTTCCGTTGCTTGGTTGTTTTGATTGTGTGCGcccaaaacaaaactaaaatctaTTGGTTATGAAGGTTGTGATGCTACATGGTACTTTTTAAGCTCTTACCATTTTGGACTCGCAAGTCTGCTATTTACGTATGTTGGCTAATGGctattagttttttattttttgaattaaatttttacatattttaccACCATCGAAAATCTTGCTGAGAGGGGCCTTCGCTAGTGCTTTATCGATGTTTTTGTGTTCTAAGAAACTCCTGTTGGAAAGTGCTTTTGGCTCCTTCAAAAGCAGTTCCAAAATGGAGCTAATTAACTAATTGTCTTGATTATTGGAAATATTTCTGAAGCACTACGTAGTATTGaatgattgaaaataaaaaatccaattaattgtaAAAATCAAATCTACTGACTAAAACATCCGTATCATTGAGCCGCGTCCGATTACCTGACTGCTTTATTACGTGAAAATTGTGCCCCCaaagaaagtaaaaagaaaattggggCTGTTGACAATTGCCGTGGTccataattatttaaaaaaccgTGATAAATTCCTATATAAAACCCCATTtccaaaaaccctagtttccTCCATAACCTTTGCTTGTGCGTTGCGCCACCCAGTAAGCGATACAATGTCGACCGCCGAGCTTGCTTACTCCTACGCAGCCATGATCCTTCAGGACGATGGCATGTCGATCACTGTAAGTACTGCTCCTCATTTCCTCCTTTTTACGAATATATACACCTTATAGTTTTATCTATATATTTATTTGTGCAGTTTATATTTAACTTAGGACGTAGGTTTTCGAGTTTCTTTCGTTTATAAATTTGTTTTACGCTGGATTTAAATAGGCTGAGAAGATCGGCGCCTTGGTGAAATCTGCTAATGTGTCAGTGGAGTCATGCTGGCTTGGCCTCTTTGCCAGGCTCGCAGAAAAGAGGAACCTGGAGGATCTTTTTTTGAATGCTTGCGCAACCGGTGGTTCACCTCCGGTAGCCGTGCCCCCTTCTGCTGCTGGTGCAGGTGGTGCTTCCAGCGCCGCTGCCCAACTTTGTCAAGGGGATGATTTTCGGTTGCTGATATTGTGCCCGCTACTTCGATTGCGACTGCCTTTACCCAGGGCGGTAGCGTTGGCTCTGGCTATGACGTAATTTGTACGGAATGTGGCGGTGTTGGGAGCCACTTTGGTGTGCGTGGTGAAGACTGTTTTGAAGGATTGTGATTATTGTGGAGCGAGTGGCCATTGGTTTGTTGAATGCCAGAAACATGCCACATTAAAAAATCTAAGATTTCTTATGtacaagtgaagaaaatataagtaaattgtagtactaagtaaATAATTGTACTTTCTTATAATGGAGAAAATAGAGTTTGAGGGTCGCATAATCTTAAAATATAGTTGGACCGATGGAGTTGATATGTCATAGATCTAAGGGTTAGTTTGAGATTATTATgcaagtgtttggtaaactataaTGCTAAAAGTATATttagcaataaaaaaaaagacaggtattatatcaatttgaaagtttcattaaagaATACTGTTTACCCGCCTTCTATGAAAAAAACTTTTTTGAGAAGCATGATTAGAGCTGCTtctgatttttgttgttttaaactcacgattttgaaaagaaaaaaaatactttttttttcttttaccaaacacaattttagctctaagttttttaagaagctgattttcaaaaaaaaattgagcaaCACCAAACAAACCTTGACGTAGACTATTCATAATTTATATTCGTGTCATCATCatcaatttgatatgatcaCGTGGCGTGGGGATAGAAATGTGGTGAAGTGGTTAATGGTCCTGATCATGAATAATACTAAGTAATACTAAGGAGTcttaattttgtaaactaaataacatagaaattgatgattaaattattgtttaagtgttttttttcttttcgtattgcttaaatgttaattaacgtgcttatttcttattcgtaacacatcatttaatttgcaaatttaatttccTAGTATTACTCTTAATAAATAATGATATGTGATTAGCATTTCTGGTACGTACGAATCTCATCCAGAAGCCACTAGAATTTGGACACGACATCATCCTCGCACTCTTCCGAAACTTCTTTCAGCTATGCATATAGATGGAGTAGTGTCTCCCCTTCTATTCACATCTCCTTCCCTTCCCTTTCACACAttgtttttttatcttattgtcTCTATACACATTCAATATAAAATGTAAATATAACTTAACCGTATCTGTTTTAAATAAGaggaaaggaaataaaaaaagattagGTGGGGACTCCTCCACCCATATAGATAGAGTCGACAAAAAAtatcacaacttcatgtaatcaCAACATGTTAGACCGAACAAATGCGATTTGAGCCATGCACGTGGTAACTCGTACCAAACGTCCTCCTAATTCCCACCGACCTTCTTGTCGGCTCTCTCATCTGCTCTCACTTCCCTGACCCCTTTAAGTACCCGATTCTATTCGTTTCTTTGCTGCAAATAAGTCAAGAATCAGATCAGAGCCGTAGATTTTCTTGATCAAGGTGACAGCAATGTACGATGATGTCCTTGGATACGATTCAGAAGCTGGGATGGAGCTTCTCCAAGAACGGGAAGCCCCAGGCCGAGTAAAATACTTGCATTAGTTCAGCAGCGGCGGTGGCTGCGGCAGAGCACGGTGGTAAACAAGCGCAGCAGCAAGGACGGCAGCGGAGGATGATGCCGTCAACATTGCCGAGGTTTGCTCCGGAACTTGACGGGGTGCACTGTTTCGAAACCATTCTTCCTTGCTAAATCCAAAATCAAATCTGTCGCTGTCTGTGCATGTTGTCTTTTTGTTGTAGCTTTGCACAAGAAAAGTTGTAATCATCGTTTGTAACGTGATGATTAATCAATGTATGCACTACAAATTGCCAACGTAATATtattaaaatcataattttgaaagtttaatgaattaattaaagtctGCAAGTCCAAAGTTGCTTACCATGGAAAGAATCGGATGCATGTGGATTGGGATTTGGATGTGGTATGTGGATTTGGATGTGGTTGGCGGCACGTCCGATAGTGGCGGGGTCACCGACTCTTCCACTTTAACCCATGTAACACTCCAAAAGCTAACCTCAAGAATCAGATTAATCGAATCGGATCATTACCTTAAGTCGGGGTTAGTTAATTTTGGAAGATTTTAAATGAATGAGCGTTTTTAGGGAAGATATTTTTCGTTCTAAAAACACCACAgttatgtgtttcttgcaggaaaCACTTCAAGTGATATTTTACGATTAACTTGCATTTTTGTTaaggataaaggaggagggggagggcgtcaggtagtcgacagccggcactccatgatcacgtcgaatccttatgaaaatgaatccagaacaaaatcgcgctaaagctagggcgtcacgcgtaagtggcgcgctgtgtggcccgagcacagtgataagtgagcaagggtcgctgtatctccatcggcacccggatgcagtgttaaatgagcaagggggccatagaaacttcttttcgaatgactccactcaaagttgtttgggagcatatgctcctatcaactttacccgggacacacaaaagaagtactttgatcctattagacgggggagggtgaagaagttaggacagaagggtagagttcaagagagcaaaatgcgtttaggaacgtggaatataggaaccttaacgggaaaatctatggaagtagtggaagttatggtgaggagaaggataaatattatgtgcctacaagaaactaagtgggttggtagtaaggcaaaggatctagaaaactcagggtttaaactttggtattcgggcacaaatagaacgagaaacggtgttggcatcatcgtggacaagaccttggtacaagatgttgtagatgtcaagagggtagaagatagaatcatggcaatcaagattgtaataggacaagaacttatcaatgtgattagtgcgtacgcacctcaagtagggttggatacgagttcgaaggagaattttgggaagatcttggagacttggtgcaaggaattgctcatacggagaagttatttataggaggagatttaaatggacacgtgggcagggagacaggcaactatggaggttttcatggtggccatggttttggggagagaaacgaggatggggaaactatcttggattttgcaatggcatatgatctcttcttagccaacaccttctttaagaagagagaagaacatgtgatcacctacaagagtgggtcgtaaaaaacacaaatagattttcttctaatgaggaaaggggatcgtataacttgtaaggattgcaaagttataccaggagagagcgtggctaatcaacatcgcttgttggtgatggatgtacatatcaaaagagtaagacaaaagaacaagacttggaagtgcccaaggactagatggtggaatctaaaagaagaaaaacaagcaattttcaaagagaaggtaatcacccaatgtgtgtgggatagagagggggaagctagccaaatgtgggattccatggctagttgtatccgaaaagtagcaaaagaggtattaggagagtccaagggctttgccccacaccaaaaggaatcttggtggtggaatgaggatgtacaaacaaaggtgaaggctaagaaggaatgttgtaaagccttatacaaggagaggaccgatgaaaatggtgaaaggtatagaaaaacgaagcaagaggcgaagaaagctgtcagagaagctaagttagcggcttacgacgatatgtataaacgactagataccaaagaaggagagttggatatctataaactatctagagcaagggaaaagaagacaagggacctaaaccaagtgaggtgcatcaaggatgaggatggaaaggttcttgctacagagaacgcggttaaagacagatggagaggttattttcataatctcttcaatgaaggacatgaaatgagtgcttctttaggggagttgagtaactcagaagagtgtagaaactactctttttatcgtcgaatccggaaggaagaagtggttgtagctttgaagaagatgaagcataaaaaagcaataggcccagacgatataccaatcgaagtgtggaaacttttgggagagacaggtataacatggctcactgaccttttcaataggattttgaaaacgaagaagatgccaaatgagtggcgaacgagcactttggtgcctatctacaagaataagggcgacgtacaaaattgcatgaactataggggtattaagctaatgagtcatacaatgaagctctgggagagagtcattgagcatagattgaggcaagagacacgggtttcggacaaccaattcgggttcatgccagggcgctcaaccatggaggcaatctatctcttacgaagattgatggaaagatatagagatgggaaaaaggatttacacatggtctttatagatttggaaaaagcgtatgatagggtcccaagagacattctttggaggattttagagaagaaaggagtacgagtagcatatatccaagctataaaggatatgtatgaaggagcaaagactgccgtaagaactcatgaaggacaaaccgaaagctttcccataactgtaggattacatcaaggctcatccttaagtccttacctttttgcgttggtaatggatgagttaacaggacatattcaagatgatat
This region of Malus domestica chromosome 07, GDT2T_hap1 genomic DNA includes:
- the LOC103410325 gene encoding large ribosomal subunit protein P1-like, with amino-acid sequence MSTAELAYSYAAMILQDDGMSITAEKIGALVKSANVSVESCWLGLFARLAEKRNLEDLFLNACATGGSPPVAVPPSAAGAGGASSAAAQLCQGDDFRLLILCPLLRLRLPLPRAVALALAMT